A single Cryptococcus neoformans var. grubii H99 chromosome 7, complete sequence DNA region contains:
- a CDS encoding aldehyde dehydrogenase (NAD): MAPTFTHEFNHAGYKGKVEVPTGIYINGEWSTSADKNAKTIDVYNPTTGEVLTKIPEGLEADVNKAVEAAHNAFNNSWGLSIPGFKRGEYLIKIAELMERDLDILASLEALDNGKTFGAAKAFDVIESARTFRYYGGWADKIHGKVIETSSSKLTYTLHEPVGVCGQIIPWNFPLLMFSWKIAPALAAGNTVVIKPSELTPLTAMYMTKLFNEAGLPKGVINVVVGYGQTVGNALASHPAIDKVAFTGSTAVGRKVMEEASKSNIKKVTLELGGKSANIIFEDADFEEAVKYSAQGIFFNHGQTCCAGSRIYVQKPIYDKFVKAFKEQTSKLKVGDPFDPNTYQGPQVSQIQAERIMSYVDHGKQEGATVITGGKRHGDKGYFIEPTVFGDVTANMKIVKEEIFGPVVVVTPFETEEEALEAANDSVYGLASAVFTSNIARASRVAGKLKAGTVWVNCYNELHPQVPFGGFKQSGLGRELGEYALENYTEIKAVQINVGAKCAIPS; this comes from the exons ATGGCTCCCACATTCACTCACGAATTCAACCACGCCGGCTATAAGGGCAAGGTCGAGGTCCCTACCGGTATTTATATCAACGGCGAATGGTCCACTTCCGCCGACAAGAACGCCAAGACCATTGA CGTTTACAATCCCACTACGGGCGAGGTCCTTACCAAAATTCCCGAGGGTTTGGAGGCCGACGTTAACAAGGCTGTCGAGGCTGCCCACAATGCTTTCAACAACTCTTGGGGTCTCAGCATCCCCGGTTTCAAACGAGGAGAGTACCTCATCAAGATTGCCGAGTTGATGGAGCGGGACCTTGATATCCTTGCTTCTCTTGAAGCTCTCGACAACGGCAAAACTTTCGGCGCTGCCAAGGCCTTCGACGTTATCGAATCTGCCAGAACATTTAGGTACTACGGTGGATGGGCGGACAAGATCCACGGCAAGGTTATTGAG acctcttcttctaaGCTCACCTACACCCTCCATGAACCTGTCGGTGTTTGCGGTCAAATTATCCCCTGGaacttccctcttctcatGTTCTCGTGGAAGATTGCTCCGGCTCTTGCTGCTGGTAACACTGTCGTTATCAAGCCTTCAGAGCTTACTCCTTTGACTGCCATGTACATGACTAAGCTCTTCAATGAGGCTGGTCTCCCCAAGGGTGTTATTAACGTTGTTGTTGG TTACGGTCAGACTGTCGGTAATGCTCTTGCTAGTCACCCCGCCATCGACAAGGTCGCTTTCACTGGTTCCACCGCCGTCGGCCGAAAGGTTATGGAGGAGGCTTCCAAGTCCAACATCAAGAAGGTCACCCTTGAGCTCGGTGGTAAGAGCGccaacatcatctttgAGGACGCCGACTTCGAGGAAGCTGTCAAGTATTCCGCTCAGGgtatcttcttcaaccacGGTCAGACTTGC TGTGCCGGTTCTCGAATCTACGTCCAGAAGCCTATCTATGATAAGTTTGTCAAGGCCTTCAAGGAGCAAACctccaagctcaaggtcgGAGACCCCTTCGACCCCAACACCTACCAGGGTCCTCAGGTTTCTCAGATTCAGGCTGAGCGAATCATGAGCTATGTCGACCACGGCAAACAGGAGGGTGCTACTGTCATCACTGGTGGCAAGCGACACGGTGACAAGGGTTACTTCATTGAGCCT ACTGTTTTCGGCGACGTCACCGCCAACATGAAGATcgtgaaggaggagatcTTCGGCCCTGTGGTCGTTGTCACTCCCTTTGAgaccgaggaggaggctcTTGAAGCCGCCAACGACTCTGTCTACGGTCTTGCTTCCGCTGTCTTCACTTCCAATATCGCTCGAGCCAGCCGAGTCGCCGGCAAGCTCAAGGCTGGTACCGTCTGGGTCAACTGCTACAATGAGCTTCACCCCCAAGTGCCGTTCGGTGGTTTCAAGCAGTCCGGTCTCGGTCGAGAACTGGGAGAGTACGCTCTCGAGAACTACACCGAAATCAAGGCTGTCCAGATCAACGTCGGTGCCAAGTGCGCTATCCCTTCGTAA
- a CDS encoding pre-mRNA-processing factor 40, with translation MSGEEKSLWSEYKNAQGRVYWSHAVTKQSVWEKPDELKTPFEKALSKTQWKQYASNNRPYYVNTVTKETKWDLPPELVELKKQIEEEEARKAERQRRKEQGIASPTPSPRESRSPTPDDIRELRASAANAIALYKPSTATPASVPETPLKPQNDDLPVITMPPGGFETKEESEAAFIHLLKKAGINETHTWDIAMRVIVLDPLYNALDTLAEKKAAFEKYTNGILDERRAAKGARISRLRPVFHKMFAKSGVIKSYSTIKTADKAFGRDRYWQEAFPEERMLLLDEYTSKLRRDEETAERELRDRNITTLTALLPTLDISVSTRWRAAHDQIISSPAFRSDKDLQKVEVLDMIKVYEDYAYKLEQEHKEESRKLKIEATRNARKAREGFKALLKELDHNGELTRTSKFKDTYPKIKNDERYIALLGLSGSSPLELWMDAVDDISEEVERAAEKINNALGKVNKKITLETSWEELEQWCREVHMDTQIGEKLRKEVYNLTHSRLKQIADEETRRVERRKRRRIEDLRYALKKVDAIELDMTYEQAVPHMKDLEEFKEIEEEEDRKSAYEKFIKRQKEKLAEAESSKRDYRDRGESYRDSHRSGDRRYSKDDAMDVDDDVKSRRSDREREKDRDRDYKSSRRDDRDRDRGDRRDRDRERERDKERDRSDKRDRDRERERKHGGEQGEDREHKRRRLSSASSAAHRKDRDDEEIEEGEI, from the exons ATGtcgggagaagaaaagtcTCTTTGG AGTGAGTACAAAAATGCTCAAGGTCGAGTTTACTGGTCGCATGCCGTAACCAAGCAATCCGTCTGGGAGAAGCCGGACGAACTCAAGACGCCATTCGAAAAAGCCCTTTCAAAGACCCAATGGAAACAATATGCCTCTAACAATCGACCTTACTATGTCAACACTGTCACAAAGGAGACTAAATGGGACTTGCCGCCTGAACTTGTTGAATTGAAGAAAcaaattgaagaagaagaggccaGAAAGGCAGAgaggcaaaggaggaaagagcaaGGGATTGCTAGTCCCACTCCTAGCCCTAGAGAGTCCCGTTCTCCGACACCTGACGACATCCGCGAACTGCGCGCTTCTGCGGCAAATGCCATTGCTCTCTACAAACCTAGCACAGCGACACCTGCAAGTGTACCCGAGACCCCTCTCAAACCACAGAATGACGATCTCCCGGTTATCACCATGCCTCCCGGTGGATTCGAAACCAAGGAGGAGTCGGAAGCAGCTTTCATCCACCTTCTGAAGAAGGCGGGCATCAATGAAACCCATACATGGGACATTGCGATGAGGGTAATCGTCTTGGATCCTCTCTATAACGCTTTGGATACGCTCGCCGAAAAGAAGGCGGCGTTTGAAAAG TATACCAATGGAATCCTTGACGAACGTCGCGCGGCCAAGGGCGCACGTATCTCTCGCCTTCGACCTGTTTTCCATAAGATGTTCGCCAAGAGTGGAGTAATTAAGAGTTATTCCACAATAAAAACGGCAGACAAGGCGTTTGGAAGAGACAGATATTGGCAAGAGGCCTTCCCTGAAGAGAGGATGTTGCTTTTGGACGAGTACACTTCAAAGTTGAGAcgggatgaagag ACTGCTGAAAGGGAACTTCGTGATCGTAACATTACAACTCTTACTGCTTTGCTTCCTACCCTCGATATTTCTGTTTCGACTCGCTGGCGAGCCGCGCATGATCAaatcatctcctctccGGCCTTCCGTTCCGACAAGGACCTTCAGAAGGTTGAAGTTCTTGATATGATTAAAGTCTACGAGGATTACGCGTACAAGCTCGAGCAGGAGCATAAAGAGGAGTCTAGGAAACTCAAGATTGAGGCAACGAGAAACGCTCGAAAGGCGCGAGAGGGCTTCAAAGCGTTGCTCAAAGAACTGGATCATAATGGCGAGCTTACTCGAACCTCCAAATTCAAAGACACCTACCCGAAAATCAAGAACGACGAACGCTATATCGCCCTTCTCGGTTTATCTGGCTCTAGCCCTCTTGAGCTTTGGATGGACGCGGTAGACGATATCAGTGAAGAGGTCGAGCGTGCTGCTGAGAAGATCAACAATGCTTTGGGTAAGGTCAATAAAAAAATTACTCTTGAGACGAGCTGGGAAGAGCTGGAGCAATGGTGCAGGGAGGTGCATATGGACACTCAGATCGGCGAGAAgttgaggaaagaggtttATAATCTT ACGCACTCTCGCCTTAAGCAGATTGCCGACGAAGAAACTCGTCGAGTTGAACGTCGAAAGCGACGACGCATCGAAGACCTTCGTTATGCACTCAAGAAGGTCGATGCTATTGAATTGGACATGACCTATGAGCAG GCCGTGCCCCATATGAAGGACCTTGAAGAGTTTAAGGAaatagaggaagaagaggatcgAAAGTCCGCCTATGAGAAATTTATCAAGCGCCAGAAA GAGAAGCTCGCTGAAGCCGAATCTTCCAAGCGAGACTACCGTGACCGAGGTGAATCGTACCGAGACTCTCACCGCTCCGGAGACCGTCGGTACTCCAAGGACGACGCTATGGATGTCGATGACGATGTCAAGTCCCGCCGAAGTGATCgtgagagggagaaggacagGGATCGAGACTACAAGTCATCAAGGCGAGATGATCGGGACCGTGACCGAGGCGATAGGCGTGACAGAGACCgtgagagggagagggacaaggaaagagacCGCAGCGACAAAAGGGATAGGGAtagagaaagggagaggaaacATGGCGGGGAGCAAGGTGAAGATCGGGAGCATAAACGGCGGAGGTTGTCGTCTGCTTCGTCAGCGGCCCATAGGAAAgacagagatgatgaggagatcGAGGAGGGTGAAATTTAA
- a CDS encoding import inner membrane translocase subunit tim44: MHSRPVFLRALRLRQQQLPARRFLPPQSLRPISSTARLLDESKKSEQQSQKKKSTNDEPITPRSPWAVFTQVLKEEIEKNKGWQDNVKQLQGDVDKFADSAAMKRAKDVYEKTRLTNLIKNNPRIQSAVGDLQKAGISVHDAVQHALADSEVLKAISAATNRFVSAASSATAPIRDTKAYKLMAESIEEAFEDESGVGSRYGGYEEKEARRRKREMRAKKAGRTAVKRVEENPEAGEALVLSDKPESVSRLAFIKESPTYQRMMENYYESDSPFVSVIRTIGTKVGSLFEENETAQVIRAMKALDPNFRMDRWTGELREYIVPEVVDAYLSADRESLKAWCGEATFNVLWATMGQFIKQGLVSDSKILDIKHVDIAHGKMLENNIPVFVITFATQEQLLFRSAKTGKVVVGSEDDVEQCRYAMVVTRLESELDNELTGGWKVVEMARRGARGGL, translated from the exons TGCACTCTCGACCAGTCTTCCTTCGCGCTCTTCGACTccgacaacaacaactgCCCGCTCGCCGattcctccctccccagTCGCTCCGTCCCATCTCATCTACGGCCCGTCTCTTGGACGAGTCAAAAAAGTCTGAACAACAATcacaaaagaagaagtcaacCAACGATGAGCCAATCACCCCTCGATCTCCCTGGGCCGTCTTTACCCAAGTCTtaaaggaggagattgagaagaacaaggggTGGCAGGACAATGTCAAGCAGTTGCAAGGTGATGTTGACAAGTTCGCCGACAGTGCTGCTATGAAGAGGGCCAAGGATGTATATGAGAAGACCAGG CTCACCAACTTGATTAAAAACAACCCTCGAATTCAATCTGCAGTCGGTGATCTTCAAAAGGCTGGTATCTCCGTGCACGACGCTGTCCAGCACGCTCTCGCCGATTCCGAAGTTCTCAAGGCCATCTCTGCCGCTACCAACCGTTTTGTTTCTGCCGCCTCTAGCGCTACTGCGCCCATTAGAGACACAAAGGCGTACAAGTTGATGGCGGAGAGTATCGAAGAAGCctttgaagatgagagtgGTGTTGGGAGTAGATATGGTGGTtacgaagaaaaggaggctaggagaaggaagagggagatgagagcTAAGAAAGCTGGAAGGACTGCCGTCAAGAGGGTCGAGGAGAATCCTGA AGCTGGTGAGGCTCTTGTTCTCTCCGACAAGCCCGAGTCCGTCTCCCGTCTTGCGTTTATCAAGGAATCCCCCACCTATCAACGTATGATGGAGAACTACTACGAGTCTGACTCTCCCTTCGTTTCTGTCATTCGAACGATTGGTACTAAGGTCGGCTCTTTGTTCGAAGAAAACGAAACCGCACAGGTCATCCGTGCCATGAAGGCTTTAGACCCCAACTTTAGGATGGACAGGTGGACTGGGGAGTTGAGAGAGTACATTGTACCTGAAGTTGTCGATGCGTATTTGAGTGCAGATAGAGAAAGCTTGAAGGCTTGGTGCGGTGAAGCT ACCTTTAACGTCCTTTGGGCGACCATGGGCCAGTTCATCAAGCAGGGCCTTGTTTCCGACTCTAAGATCCTCGACATCAAGCACGTTGACATTGCTCACGGCAAAATGCTCGAGAACAACATCCCAGTGTTCGTCATTACCTTTGCCACCCAAGAACAACTCCTCTTCCGATCAGCCAAGACCGGAaaggttgttgttggatcagaggatgatgtcgaGCAGTGCAGGTACGCGATGGTGGTTACGAGGTTGGAGTCAGAGTTGGACAATGAGTTGACTGGCGGCTGGAAGGTTGTTGAG ATGGCTAGGAGGGGCGCCAGGGGTGGACTGTAG